The sequence TATATAATTCAAGAAATGCATCACTAATTTCATCACGTACTCTGTAAAATTCACTTTGTATAAATTCATCTGTCCCTTTAGCTTTTGAAGGGTCATCAAATCCAATATGCAAACGAGTTTTAACCTTCCCAAGAAATGCAGGACAGTTTTCATTTGCATCTCCACAAACTGTTATTACAAAATCCCATTCTTCATTAATGTATTGTGCTACAAGTTTTGGTGAGTGCAAGCTAATATCAACATCAATTTCCGACATTACTTTTACAGCAGTTGAATTTACTTTTTCTGCAGGTTCTGTCCCTGCTGAAAACACTTGCAATTTTTTGTCAAATGATTGCAAAAGACCATGAGCCATTTGGCTACGGCAACTATTTCCTGTACATAAAATTAATATTTTCATTTTTTTATATTTGAAAA is a genomic window of Bacteroidota bacterium containing:
- a CDS encoding arsenate reductase ArsC, which gives rise to MKILILCTGNSCRSQMAHGLLQSFDKKLQVFSAGTEPAEKVNSTAVKVMSEIDVDISLHSPKLVAQYINEEWDFVITVCGDANENCPAFLGKVKTRLHIGFDDPSKAKGTDEFIQSEFYRVRDEISDAFLELYKTQMI